A portion of the Limosilactobacillus reuteri genome contains these proteins:
- a CDS encoding inositol monophosphatase family protein, with translation MISIEELDQKAQQIIRQAGQNAYQKMENDYQIDTKTNYTDLVTTIDRENEQLINDQLRKIDPDSQILSEEGFGDQQISNMQGHVWIVDPIDGTMNFVKQHNNFAVMLALYVDGQPTLGYILDVINNRLYRGRKGAGVYANNQKISQPADLGLRESLLAMNRTLTLSGDSALKKIAQDAIGLRMYGSAGIEMIGVITGQLGGYISNLKPWDLAAGRMLAEELGLVVKSIDGSSINVLSSNLVLVATRQVSRDIRQIIN, from the coding sequence ATGATTAGTATTGAAGAGTTAGATCAAAAAGCACAACAAATAATCCGTCAAGCAGGTCAAAATGCATACCAGAAAATGGAAAATGATTACCAGATTGATACGAAGACGAATTATACGGACCTTGTAACGACAATTGACCGAGAAAATGAACAATTAATAAATGATCAACTGCGAAAAATTGATCCTGATAGTCAAATTTTAAGTGAAGAAGGATTTGGCGACCAGCAAATAAGCAATATGCAAGGACATGTTTGGATTGTTGATCCAATTGACGGAACAATGAATTTTGTTAAACAGCATAATAATTTTGCTGTTATGTTGGCATTATATGTTGATGGTCAACCAACGCTTGGCTATATTTTAGACGTAATTAATAATCGTCTTTACCGTGGTCGCAAGGGTGCTGGTGTTTATGCTAACAACCAAAAAATTAGCCAGCCAGCTGATTTAGGCTTACGTGAAAGTTTATTAGCGATGAATCGGACATTAACTTTAAGTGGTGATTCAGCATTAAAGAAAATAGCTCAAGACGCAATTGGCTTACGGATGTATGGAAGTGCTGGCATTGAGATGATTGGTGTGATCACTGGTCAATTAGGTGGATATATCTCGAATTTGAAGCCATGGGACCTTGCTGCCGGGCGAATGTTAGCAGAAGAATTAGGCTTAGTTGTGAAATCGATTGACGGTAGTTCTATTAATGTGTTATCATCTAATCTTGTATTAGTAGCAACGAGGCAGGTTAGTCGAGATATTCGACAGATCATCAATTAG